ATGGTCTGGGGAAGCACGGGTGGGTGACGGCTGATGTCGATGCGACGCGGGATGCGCCGATGGAGACCTATGAGGCGTGGCTCGCCGAGAGCTATCGGGCGGTGGCGCCGAAGAGCATCCTCGTCAAACTCGACGACCCGAGGCGGACGATGAAGCAATAGCGGCCGTTCAATCGACGTGTCGCCGACACCGGCACGAACCGAGGTGCCCATCGCATGCCCGTCATCGCGTTCCGCCCCGACAAAGTTAGGCAATCGATGTCGCAGTGCCGCCACCCGCGCGGCTGGCTCGGTCGACTCTCGGTGTGGTCGATGAATCGGCGGCATTCGGCGCTCACCGATTGGGGACTGCAACAGGTATCGATCGGGGTGGGCGACACCATTCTGGACGTGGGCTGCGGCGGTGGACGGACGGTGGCAAAGCTGGCGGTGCGCGCGCCGGAGGGGCACGTCTACGGCATCGACGTTGCGCCGGCGAGCATCGCCGTGTCTCGCCGGACGAACCGGCAGGCAATCGAGGCGGGGCGGGTCTCGATCGAGGAGGCGTCGGCGTCGGCACTTCCGTTCGCGCGCGACACGTTCGACCTGGTGACCGCCGTCGAGACGCATTTCTGGTGGCAGTCGTTAGGCGACGGCATGCGTGACATCTGTCGCGTGCTCAAACCGCGCGGCCGCCTCGTGCTCATCGCCGAGTTCTACAACGGCGGTCGGCACGCCCGGTACGCCGAGCGGTTGGGGCGCATCACGGGCATGGCGGCGCTCGACGTCGGCCAGCACCAGGCGCTGTTCACCGATGCCGGATTCACAGACGTTCGGGTCGCCGAAGATGCGCCGCGCGGATGGATCTGCGCGCTCGGCGCAAAGCCACAGGAGTGATCGACGTGTCCGAGCGCACGCGGTGGCACATGGCCATTGATGGCGGGGTCGTGCGCCGTCCCTTCGTCCGCGTGGCGCGACGGTGACACATCGCATCGTGATCATGGGCAACGCGGGGTCCGGCAAATCGACCATGGCCGCACGCCTGTCCGCTGACCTCCGGATCCCGCATCTGGATCTCGACAGCCTTGCCTGGCAGGAGGTGGCCGTCAGGCGGCCGGTCGACGATAGCGCGGCGATGATCCGCCAGTTCGTCGGCGCGAACCCGGCGTGGGTTGTGGAAGGGTGCTATGCCGGGCTGTTAGGCGTGGCGCTGCCGCATGCGTCCGAGCTGCGGTTCCTCAATCCCGGCATTGAGGCGTGCGTGGCCAACTGCCGCGCGCGCCCGTGGGAGCCGCACAAGTACGCGACGAAAGGCGAGCAGGATGCGCGGCTGGAGTTTCTGCTCGCCTGGGTGCGCGAATACGACACCCGCGATGACGAGTACGCGTTGTCCGCACATCGCCGGCTCTATGACGCCTTCGCGGGCGCCAAGCGCGAGTACACCGGACTGCTTGCCTAACCAGCGCGTTCCTTATTCACCCATGGCCTTGAGGATCATGCGCTTCGGCCGGCGCCCGTCCCATTCGCCGTAGAAAATGCGCTGCCACGGGCCGAGGTCGAGGCGGCCGCCGGTGACCGGCACGATCACCTCGTGGCCGATGGCGAGCGAGCGCAGGTGCGCCGCTGCATTATCCTCGCCCGTCTCGTTGTGCCGGTATCGCTTGGGGTCCCAGGGTGCGATCGACTGCTCGAGCCAGGCGAGAATGTCTTGCCACAACCCCGGCTCGTGGTCGTTCACGAACACAGACGCCGAGATGTGCATCGCGGACACGAGTACGAAGCCATCGGCGATGCCGGCGGCGGCGCGACACTGTTCGACTTCATCGGTGATGTCGATGATTTCTTGCCGGCGTTTCGTGTTGAACGTGAGATACGTGGTGTGCGTCTTCATGGGAAACTCGTGAGCGTTAGGACGCCGCGTGGCTTGGTGGCGGATCGATGACGCGGTTTCGTATGGCCGTCATTTAGGCGAGGCCGGTGATGCCTGACGACCTGGAGCACGCGTTGCCCACGCGATCGGCTGCATGTGATTGGAAAAGGTTGACGATGATTCACAGCACGACGCGTACCGGTGTCGGCCTAGCGCCGGAGTGGGCGCTCGTCCGGGTGCGACGTTACCTGGAGCCTAACGTGGACCCGGGCAAAACGCGTCCGGGATCGTTCGATCTACGCGGCGTTGGCACGTTGCGCCGCTTGCGGGGCTGTCGTGGAGCGTTTGAGCATCCATCGATAGAGGAAGATGACGATGCCGATGAATGCCAGCACGCCCAACCACGGCGCCGGCTT
Above is a genomic segment from Gemmatimonadaceae bacterium containing:
- a CDS encoding secondary thiamine-phosphate synthase enzyme YjbQ produces the protein MKTHTTYLTFNTKRRQEIIDITDEVEQCRAAAGIADGFVLVSAMHISASVFVNDHEPGLWQDILAWLEQSIAPWDPKRYRHNETGEDNAAAHLRSLAIGHEVIVPVTGGRLDLGPWQRIFYGEWDGRRPKRMILKAMGE
- a CDS encoding class I SAM-dependent methyltransferase; this encodes MPVIAFRPDKVRQSMSQCRHPRGWLGRLSVWSMNRRHSALTDWGLQQVSIGVGDTILDVGCGGGRTVAKLAVRAPEGHVYGIDVAPASIAVSRRTNRQAIEAGRVSIEEASASALPFARDTFDLVTAVETHFWWQSLGDGMRDICRVLKPRGRLVLIAEFYNGGRHARYAERLGRITGMAALDVGQHQALFTDAGFTDVRVAEDAPRGWICALGAKPQE